One genomic segment of uncultured Tolumonas sp. includes these proteins:
- the ybgF gene encoding tol-pal system protein YbgF — protein sequence MGYLHYVKAATLMAAVFSVPLVHADDMEDRVLKLERMVNARGLSQVEMQQQIDALTNDVRSLRGALDESNYKLQQVTDRQKTLYQELDKLQQSAPAAAPTPPAPGASVAATGAPPAAPASQTAPATTPTASDTPAQAKPATAPAAAVSGSESKDYDAAVSLVIKDKNYAKAIPAFDTFIASYPNSALQPGAHYWLGQLQLNQGDREKAKAHFLTVAQKYKDSPKRPEAIYKLGVIAKADGDTDKANKFFQLVIKQYPNTSAAQLAQKAMGG from the coding sequence ATGGGTTACCTCCATTATGTAAAAGCGGCCACATTGATGGCCGCTGTTTTTTCTGTGCCGTTGGTTCATGCTGACGATATGGAAGATCGCGTTCTTAAATTAGAACGCATGGTCAATGCACGTGGTTTGTCTCAAGTCGAAATGCAACAGCAGATTGATGCGTTGACGAACGATGTTCGCTCATTACGTGGCGCATTGGATGAGTCAAACTACAAGTTGCAACAAGTTACTGATAGGCAAAAAACGCTCTATCAAGAGCTAGATAAACTGCAACAATCTGCACCTGCAGCGGCACCAACACCACCGGCTCCCGGTGCTTCAGTTGCGGCAACAGGTGCACCACCTGCAGCTCCAGCATCGCAGACAGCTCCTGCTACAACACCTACGGCCAGTGACACGCCTGCTCAAGCGAAACCGGCTACTGCACCTGCTGCCGCAGTGAGTGGTTCGGAAAGCAAAGATTATGATGCTGCGGTTAGTTTGGTTATCAAAGATAAGAACTACGCAAAAGCGATACCAGCTTTTGATACGTTTATTGCGAGCTATCCAAACTCGGCGTTACAACCAGGTGCGCATTACTGGTTAGGTCAATTACAACTTAATCAGGGCGATCGTGAAAAAGCGAAAGCGCATTTCCTGACCGTAGCGCAAAAATATAAAGATTCACCTAAGCGTCCGGAAGCAATTTATAAGCTGGGAGTCATCGCAAAAGCTGATGGTGACACCGATAAGGCGAATAAATTTTTCCAATTGGTTATTAAGCAATACCCAAATACTTCAGCTGCGCAATTAGCTCAGAAGGCCATGGGTGGTTAA
- the pal gene encoding peptidoglycan-associated lipoprotein Pal, whose translation MKINPLLKTLLIAIPLVTLAACSHKKGSTSGATDGMAGQGVETSGLDSGLSADEQAKQQFESLKQDNVIYFNFDSDAIEGQYAQLLQTHADFLKGHNSVKVLIEGHTDEKGTPEYNIALGERRAKAVAKYMQNLGVDVSQLSVVSYGEEKPADPAHTEEALSHNRRAVLVY comes from the coding sequence ATGAAAATTAACCCACTGCTGAAAACGCTGCTGATTGCGATTCCACTGGTTACTCTGGCTGCATGTAGCCATAAAAAAGGCTCTACTTCTGGCGCAACCGACGGTATGGCGGGTCAGGGTGTAGAAACTTCCGGTCTGGATTCAGGTCTGTCAGCAGATGAACAAGCTAAACAGCAGTTTGAATCACTGAAACAAGACAACGTTATTTACTTTAATTTCGATTCAGATGCAATCGAAGGCCAGTACGCCCAGTTGCTACAGACTCATGCTGATTTCCTGAAGGGTCACAACAGCGTTAAAGTGTTAATCGAAGGTCATACTGACGAAAAAGGCACACCTGAGTACAACATCGCACTGGGCGAACGTCGTGCTAAAGCGGTTGCCAAATATATGCAAAACCTGGGTGTAGATGTATCTCAGTTGTCTGTTGTCAGTTACGGTGAAGAAAAACCGGCTGACCCAGCTCACACTGAAGAAGCTCTCAGCCATAACCGTCGTGCGGTACTGGTTTACTAA
- the tolB gene encoding Tol-Pal system beta propeller repeat protein TolB, with protein sequence MKKLLMALVGWLWFSQFAMAELDILVTGGMDSGRPVAIVPFKSDGSLPEDLANVISSDLMRSGKFSPLSRNSMPEQPAQSGQINFPTWSALGTEAVVVGHVESAGAGQYRVTFELVDVAKGKAGAGAVLDSRVATVTAKQLRKYAHRISDIVYEKLTGERGAFLTSILYVTVDRSQPMPYRLMLADYDGYNERMLLRSREPIMSPSWSPDGRKIAYVSFEKRTPAIFIQDLYSQARSMLIALPGINGAPEWSPDGRSMAVVLSKDGQPDIYTVDIGSRRLNRLTSDPAIDTEPSWSADGRSVFFTSERGGRPQIYKVDVASHSASRVTWEGDSNLGASATPDGKALVMVSRIQGSYRIARQDLQGGGVYVLTSSSLDESPSVAPNGSMIIYSTVYQGRQGLALVSADGRFKANLPSAKGEVRSPAWSPFLN encoded by the coding sequence ATGAAAAAACTCTTGATGGCATTGGTAGGATGGTTGTGGTTTAGTCAGTTCGCTATGGCAGAGCTGGATATTCTGGTAACCGGCGGTATGGACAGTGGCCGTCCTGTCGCAATTGTTCCCTTTAAATCCGATGGTTCATTACCAGAGGATTTAGCGAATGTAATTAGCTCTGACTTAATGCGCAGCGGCAAGTTCAGCCCGTTGAGCCGTAATTCAATGCCAGAACAACCAGCGCAAAGTGGACAAATCAATTTCCCGACTTGGTCGGCATTGGGCACAGAAGCGGTTGTTGTAGGCCACGTTGAATCTGCGGGGGCAGGTCAATATCGCGTTACCTTTGAACTAGTTGATGTTGCTAAAGGTAAGGCTGGCGCAGGAGCCGTGTTAGATAGTCGTGTTGCGACCGTAACTGCTAAACAGCTGCGTAAATATGCGCATCGCATCTCTGATATCGTCTATGAGAAATTGACGGGTGAACGAGGCGCATTCCTGACCAGTATTCTTTATGTCACCGTTGATCGTAGTCAGCCAATGCCATATCGCCTGATGCTGGCTGATTATGATGGTTACAATGAACGTATGCTGTTACGTTCCCGTGAACCAATCATGTCACCATCTTGGTCACCTGATGGTCGTAAGATCGCTTACGTGAGTTTTGAAAAACGGACTCCGGCAATCTTTATTCAAGACCTCTATTCTCAAGCTCGTAGTATGTTAATTGCCTTACCGGGTATCAATGGTGCACCAGAATGGTCGCCAGATGGCCGCTCTATGGCAGTCGTATTATCCAAAGATGGTCAGCCAGACATTTATACTGTTGACATTGGATCACGCCGTTTAAATCGTTTAACTTCTGATCCGGCAATTGATACTGAGCCATCATGGAGTGCGGACGGCCGTTCTGTTTTCTTCACATCAGAGCGTGGCGGCAGACCGCAAATTTATAAAGTAGATGTAGCATCACATAGCGCCAGCCGTGTAACATGGGAAGGTGATTCGAATCTTGGCGCCAGCGCTACGCCGGATGGCAAAGCGTTAGTTATGGTGAGTCGTATTCAGGGTTCATACCGTATTGCCCGTCAGGATCTGCAGGGCGGTGGTGTGTATGTACTAACCAGCTCATCACTCGACGAATCACCAAGTGTTGCGCCGAACGGTAGCATGATCATCTACAGCACTGTATATCAAGGTCGCCAGGGGCTGGCACTGGTATCGGCAGACGGGCGTTTCAAAGCTAACTTACCTTCCGCTAAGGGAGAAGTTCGCTCTCCGGCCTGGTCACCGTTTTTGAACTAA
- the tolA gene encoding cell envelope integrity protein TolA, translated as MSGPVVISIILHALLILMFILKWNLDKPKRPAGGGGGGGGIVNAVVIDQLKFDQHKQFAKQQKAKKAEQAKEEAAAQEAVAEAARQEKVENAIRLKKEKQQQKEAKEKERKLEIEKQKVEAEKKISLEKKKKEELKKKQDEEKKLADQKAAEQKAEEQKKLEEKKKLEEDKKLEEKKKAEQEAKEQAAKEAKEKAVKEAKEKAAKEAKEKADKAKAAKDAKEKAKRDAADASKLEDELLSEDVGGAAAGPSGNSTKPSTSAGPGGAGGDGSAYGSLLSNMIGQRMLVDQNMKGKEAIVKIRLSPDGLVLGVNCVSGDPAVCRAGVAAVNMIGSFPKPPSENERTINATLQPSM; from the coding sequence ATGAGCGGTCCGGTAGTTATCTCTATCATACTGCACGCACTGCTGATCCTGATGTTCATTCTGAAATGGAATCTGGATAAACCAAAGCGACCTGCTGGTGGCGGCGGTGGCGGTGGCGGTATTGTGAATGCAGTTGTCATTGATCAATTGAAGTTTGATCAACATAAACAATTTGCGAAACAACAAAAGGCCAAAAAAGCGGAACAGGCGAAAGAAGAAGCAGCGGCACAAGAAGCAGTTGCAGAAGCTGCGCGTCAGGAAAAAGTTGAAAACGCGATCCGTTTGAAGAAAGAAAAACAGCAACAGAAAGAAGCGAAAGAGAAAGAACGTAAACTGGAAATTGAAAAACAAAAAGTCGAAGCTGAGAAGAAAATTTCTTTAGAGAAAAAGAAAAAAGAAGAGCTGAAGAAAAAGCAGGACGAAGAGAAAAAACTGGCTGATCAGAAAGCGGCTGAACAAAAAGCAGAAGAGCAGAAAAAACTCGAAGAAAAGAAAAAGTTAGAGGAAGACAAAAAGCTCGAAGAGAAGAAAAAAGCTGAACAGGAAGCTAAGGAACAAGCGGCCAAAGAAGCAAAAGAGAAAGCGGTAAAAGAGGCAAAAGAAAAAGCAGCGAAAGAAGCCAAGGAAAAAGCAGATAAGGCCAAAGCAGCCAAAGATGCAAAAGAAAAGGCGAAACGCGATGCGGCTGATGCCAGTAAGCTGGAAGATGAACTGTTAAGCGAAGACGTAGGTGGCGCTGCTGCTGGGCCATCAGGCAATAGTACCAAACCATCGACCTCTGCAGGGCCGGGTGGCGCAGGAGGTGATGGTAGTGCTTACGGATCTCTTTTGAGTAATATGATTGGTCAGCGCATGTTAGTTGACCAAAATATGAAAGGTAAGGAAGCTATTGTTAAGATCAGACTTTCACCAGATGGCCTTGTTTTAGGCGTTAATTGTGTGAGTGGAGATCCTGCAGTTTGTAGAGCAGGGGTCGCAGCTGTAAATATGATTGGATCATTCCCTAAACCACCATCTGAGAATGAGAGAACCATAAATGCAACTCTGCAACCTTCAATGTGA
- the tolR gene encoding protein TolR, whose translation MHVNKRSKRRAVAEINVVPYIDVMLVLLIIFMATAPVVMQSVKVDLPQTDSQPLSDDSDPPVIAQVDKDSHYSLTLGTEEEKDMADLIQLAGVVSDYHKTHPNSPVVVAGAKEVQYDAVVQLMAALKEAGVENVGLMTDSVDKKK comes from the coding sequence ATGCACGTCAACAAACGTAGCAAAAGACGCGCTGTCGCCGAAATTAACGTCGTACCCTATATCGACGTTATGCTGGTGTTGCTGATTATTTTTATGGCTACCGCACCGGTAGTCATGCAGAGCGTTAAGGTTGATCTACCGCAGACCGACTCTCAACCCCTATCGGATGACAGCGATCCTCCTGTTATCGCGCAGGTGGATAAAGACAGCCATTATTCTCTTACCTTAGGTACTGAAGAGGAAAAGGATATGGCCGATTTGATCCAACTAGCGGGTGTCGTGTCTGATTATCATAAAACCCATCCTAACAGCCCGGTGGTCGTTGCTGGCGCCAAAGAAGTGCAATATGACGCTGTTGTTCAGCTCATGGCTGCATTGAAAGAGGCGGGTGTGGAAAATGTTGGGTTAATGACTGACTCAGTAGATAAGAAAAAATAA
- the tolQ gene encoding protein TolQ, whose amino-acid sequence MSFTNLILQASPLVQIVMLILLSMSIASWAIIVQRTKILKTARFVSEQFEERFWSGIDLNRLYQECANRRDELSGLEQVFFSGFKEFARLHNSGLKNQEMIMDGTYRAMRVSVSREIDELETHLPVLATIGSISPYIGLFGTVWGIMHAFIALSAVKNASLAMVAPPIAEALIATAMGLFAAIPAVVAYNRFSTKLERLDSAYFNFMDEFSTILNRQLGSKGE is encoded by the coding sequence ATGTCATTTACCAACCTTATCCTGCAAGCCAGCCCGCTGGTGCAGATTGTAATGTTGATCCTGTTATCTATGTCGATTGCTTCTTGGGCAATCATTGTGCAACGTACCAAAATTTTGAAAACAGCACGCTTTGTCTCTGAACAGTTTGAAGAACGCTTTTGGTCCGGTATCGATCTGAATCGTTTGTATCAGGAATGTGCAAATCGTCGTGATGAACTGAGTGGGTTGGAACAGGTGTTCTTTTCCGGCTTCAAAGAGTTTGCTCGCTTACACAACAGTGGTCTGAAAAACCAGGAAATGATCATGGATGGTACTTACCGTGCTATGCGTGTATCTGTGTCGCGTGAAATTGATGAGCTCGAAACCCATTTGCCTGTATTAGCCACCATTGGTTCAATTAGCCCATATATCGGTCTGTTCGGTACGGTATGGGGGATCATGCATGCTTTCATCGCATTATCTGCAGTAAAAAATGCATCATTAGCAATGGTCGCACCACCTATTGCAGAAGCCTTGATTGCAACCGCGATGGGTCTGTTTGCTGCTATTCCTGCGGTAGTGGCTTACAACCGTTTTAGTACCAAACTGGAACGTCTGGATAGTGCTTACTTCAACTTTATGGATGAGTTTTCTACTATTCTGAACCGCCAGCTCGGCAGCAAGGGTGAGTAA
- the ybgC gene encoding tol-pal system-associated acyl-CoA thioesterase: protein MVNSEFSWPVRVYYEDTDAGGIVYNANYLKFLERARTEWLRQLGVEQDHLLQLDVAFVVRHIDIEFRNAARFNQLLTVSCRVTQLKRASMVFTQEIVDEHDRIIVSAEVTIACVRVSVMKPIAIPEDVSGVIARATS, encoded by the coding sequence ATGGTCAACTCAGAGTTTAGCTGGCCAGTACGGGTCTATTATGAAGACACCGATGCTGGCGGCATTGTATATAACGCGAATTATCTGAAATTTCTGGAACGCGCACGCACAGAATGGTTGCGGCAATTAGGTGTCGAACAAGATCACCTGTTGCAACTGGATGTGGCTTTTGTTGTGCGTCATATCGATATTGAATTCCGCAATGCGGCGCGCTTTAACCAATTGTTGACGGTCTCTTGCCGTGTGACACAGTTAAAACGGGCTTCGATGGTGTTCACCCAAGAAATTGTGGATGAGCATGATCGGATTATTGTCTCTGCAGAGGTGACGATCGCCTGTGTCAGAGTTTCTGTTATGAAACCTATTGCTATTCCTGAAGATGTTAGTGGAGTGATTGCTCGTGCAACCAGCTGA
- the cydX gene encoding cytochrome bd-I oxidase subunit CydX produces MWYFTWVLGVLLACAFGIINALWLEHTENLDRRINDK; encoded by the coding sequence ATGTGGTATTTCACATGGGTTCTGGGCGTGCTGTTGGCTTGTGCTTTCGGCATCATCAATGCGCTGTGGTTGGAACACACTGAAAATCTGGATCGTCGAATTAACGACAAATAA
- the cydB gene encoding cytochrome d ubiquinol oxidase subunit II yields the protein MFDYEVLRLIWWVLIGVLLIGFAVTDGFDMGVGTLLPILGKTDTERRVMINTIAPHWDGNQVWLITAGGALFAAWPMVYATAFSGFYIAMILTLMALYFRPVGFDYRSKLENPRWRSSWDWCLFIGGFVPPTVIGVAFGNLLQGVPFSVDTMMRTTYEGNFFQLLNPFGLLAGLVSLFMFVTQGATWLMMKTEGQLQDRARKTVMLTALLTFVLFAVAGYWVAHGIDGYTIVKFAGTKAASNPLNKDVAVSAGAWMQNYSQYPWMMAAPLVGLAMAVLTILAARFDRAGFAFLFSSLMIAGVILTAGFSMFPFIMPSSLNPAQSLTMWDATSSQNTLTVMTFAAAIFVPIVLGYTIWTYVKMFGRVSSQFVEKNKHSVY from the coding sequence ATGTTTGATTACGAAGTATTGCGTCTGATTTGGTGGGTTCTGATTGGCGTGCTGCTGATTGGATTTGCCGTGACTGACGGTTTTGATATGGGGGTAGGTACGCTGTTGCCTATCCTGGGTAAAACGGATACCGAACGCCGTGTCATGATTAACACCATTGCTCCGCATTGGGATGGCAATCAGGTGTGGTTGATTACAGCGGGTGGCGCTTTATTTGCTGCGTGGCCCATGGTGTATGCAACTGCTTTTTCTGGTTTTTATATTGCGATGATCCTGACACTGATGGCGTTGTACTTCCGTCCGGTTGGTTTTGATTACCGCTCTAAACTGGAAAATCCACGCTGGCGTAGCAGCTGGGACTGGTGTCTGTTTATCGGTGGTTTTGTGCCGCCAACAGTCATCGGTGTGGCGTTTGGCAACTTGTTGCAAGGTGTACCATTCAGCGTTGATACCATGATGCGTACCACGTATGAAGGCAACTTCTTCCAGTTACTGAATCCATTTGGTTTGCTGGCCGGTCTGGTTAGTCTGTTTATGTTTGTCACTCAGGGCGCTACCTGGTTGATGATGAAAACAGAAGGGCAACTGCAAGATCGTGCTCGTAAAACCGTTATGCTGACGGCGTTACTGACATTTGTACTGTTTGCTGTCGCCGGTTATTGGGTCGCTCATGGCATCGATGGCTACACTATCGTCAAATTTGCGGGTACGAAAGCCGCGTCTAATCCGCTGAACAAAGACGTTGCTGTTTCAGCTGGTGCCTGGATGCAGAATTACTCCCAGTATCCATGGATGATGGCTGCACCATTGGTGGGTTTAGCCATGGCGGTACTGACCATTCTGGCGGCACGTTTTGATCGCGCAGGCTTTGCATTCCTGTTCTCATCACTGATGATTGCAGGTGTGATCCTGACTGCGGGTTTCTCAATGTTCCCGTTCATCATGCCATCTAGCTTGAATCCAGCACAAAGTCTGACCATGTGGGATGCGACCTCATCGCAAAATACACTGACCGTCATGACTTTTGCCGCAGCTATTTTCGTGCCTATCGTGTTGGGCTACACCATCTGGACTTATGTCAAAATGTTCGGTCGTGTTAGCAGCCAATTTGTAGAAAAGAACAAGCACTCAGTCTACTAG
- a CDS encoding cytochrome ubiquinol oxidase subunit I: MINELVVDLSRMQFAATALYHFLFVPLTIGMTFILAIMESVYVMTNNPIYKDMTKFWGKLFGINFALGVTTGLTMEFQFGTNWSYYSHYVGDIFGAPLAIEGLMAFFLESTFVGMFFFGWDRLSKVQHLTSTWLMALGTNLSALWILVANGWMQFPVGSEFNFETMRMEMVSFADLVFNPVAQVKFVHTVAAGYTCGAMFVLSISSYYLLRKRDIPFARRSFAIAAAFGMASILSVIVLGDESGYRLGEVQKAKLAAIESQWETHPAPAPFTAFGIPNQKEQKTDFAIEIPYVAGIIATRSITEEITGLKDQIAHNETRIRNGIQAYALMKKLQAGEKTPENLAKFKEIKVDLGYGLLLSPYAPNIVDATEAQIKMAADDSIPPVAPIFYSFRAMVGAGVLMLLLIGLAFIDSCRHRIGHRTWLLKALLWGLPLPWIAIESGWVVAEIGRQPWTIGEVLPTYLSSSTLSTGDVLFSMIGICAFYTVLLVIEMYLMVKFSRKGPSSLKTGKYFYETEQA; the protein is encoded by the coding sequence ATGATCAATGAACTTGTGGTTGATCTGTCGCGGATGCAATTTGCCGCTACAGCACTCTATCACTTCCTGTTTGTTCCATTAACGATCGGGATGACGTTTATCCTGGCAATAATGGAATCAGTGTATGTGATGACCAACAACCCGATCTATAAGGACATGACCAAGTTCTGGGGTAAATTATTTGGTATTAACTTTGCTTTGGGTGTGACCACTGGTCTGACCATGGAGTTTCAGTTCGGTACTAACTGGTCATATTACTCCCACTATGTGGGTGATATTTTTGGTGCACCACTGGCAATTGAAGGCCTGATGGCATTCTTCCTGGAATCTACCTTTGTTGGTATGTTCTTCTTCGGCTGGGATCGTCTGAGCAAAGTTCAGCATTTAACCTCAACTTGGTTGATGGCGTTAGGTACTAACTTGTCAGCTCTGTGGATCTTGGTTGCGAATGGTTGGATGCAATTCCCGGTTGGTTCAGAATTTAACTTTGAAACCATGCGTATGGAAATGGTCAGTTTCGCTGATCTGGTTTTCAATCCGGTGGCACAGGTTAAATTCGTTCACACAGTTGCAGCGGGTTATACCTGTGGTGCAATGTTCGTACTGAGTATCTCTTCATATTATCTGCTGAGAAAACGTGACATTCCGTTTGCTCGTCGTTCTTTCGCTATTGCTGCCGCTTTTGGTATGGCTTCAATTCTGTCAGTTATCGTGCTGGGTGATGAATCTGGTTACCGTCTGGGTGAAGTACAAAAAGCGAAACTGGCTGCGATCGAGTCACAATGGGAAACACATCCTGCACCAGCTCCGTTTACTGCATTCGGTATTCCAAATCAAAAAGAGCAGAAAACCGATTTTGCTATTGAGATCCCTTATGTTGCGGGCATCATCGCTACCCGTTCTATTACGGAAGAAATTACCGGTCTGAAAGATCAAATCGCACATAACGAAACACGGATCCGTAACGGTATCCAGGCTTATGCGTTGATGAAGAAGCTGCAGGCTGGCGAAAAGACACCGGAAAATCTGGCTAAATTTAAAGAAATCAAAGTTGATCTGGGTTATGGCCTGTTGTTGAGCCCATATGCACCTAACATCGTTGATGCCACTGAAGCACAGATCAAAATGGCGGCGGATGATTCTATTCCACCAGTAGCACCAATTTTCTACTCATTCCGCGCCATGGTGGGAGCGGGTGTGTTGATGTTACTGCTGATTGGTTTGGCGTTTATCGATAGCTGCCGTCATCGTATCGGTCACCGTACTTGGTTACTAAAAGCACTCTTGTGGGGTCTTCCACTGCCATGGATTGCGATTGAGTCAGGTTGGGTTGTTGCTGAGATTGGTCGTCAACCATGGACAATCGGTGAAGTGTTACCGACTTATCTCTCTTCATCTACGTTATCCACGGGTGATGTGCTGTTTTCCATGATTGGTATCTGCGCGTTCTATACCGTATTACTGGTCATTGAAATGTATCTGATGGTCAAGTTCTCGCGCAAAGGCCCGAGCAGCTTGAAAACAGGTAAATATTTCTATGAAACAGAGCAGGCATAA
- the ruvB gene encoding Holliday junction branch migration DNA helicase RuvB, which yields MIEADRLIAPDAITEDDQLDRAIRPKLLADYQGQDQVRSQMEIFIEAARRRSEALDHVLIFGPPGLGKTTLANIIANEMGVNIKTTSGPVLERAGDLAALLTNLEPHDVLFIDEIHRLSPVVEEVLYPAMEDYQLDIMIGEGPAARSIKLELPPFTLIGATTRAGSLTSPLRDRFGIVQRLEFYKVEDLAHIVGRSADVLGLSLDKQGAFEIAKRARGTPRIANRLLRRVRDFAEIRANGHISDNIAAQALDMLDVDNAGFDYMDRKLLLAIIDKFLGGPVGVENLAAAIGEEKETIEDVLEPYLIQQGFLQRTPRGRIATPRAYLHFGLTTPERQV from the coding sequence ATGATTGAAGCCGACCGCCTGATTGCTCCTGATGCAATCACCGAAGATGACCAACTGGATCGTGCGATCCGGCCTAAACTGCTCGCTGATTATCAGGGGCAGGATCAGGTGCGCTCACAGATGGAGATCTTCATCGAAGCTGCTCGTCGTCGTAGCGAGGCGCTCGATCATGTGTTGATCTTTGGCCCGCCAGGGTTAGGCAAAACTACCTTGGCCAATATTATTGCCAATGAAATGGGGGTGAATATCAAAACCACCTCCGGCCCAGTATTAGAGCGAGCCGGCGATCTGGCGGCCTTACTGACTAATCTTGAACCGCACGATGTGCTGTTTATCGATGAAATCCATCGATTAAGCCCCGTGGTCGAAGAGGTGCTCTATCCGGCGATGGAAGATTATCAGCTGGATATCATGATCGGCGAGGGGCCCGCAGCGCGCTCGATCAAATTAGAATTGCCTCCGTTTACGCTGATTGGTGCAACTACCCGTGCGGGTTCGCTGACATCGCCGCTACGGGATCGTTTTGGCATCGTGCAACGCCTTGAATTTTATAAGGTGGAAGATCTGGCGCATATCGTGGGCCGCAGTGCCGATGTGCTGGGTTTATCATTAGATAAGCAAGGTGCGTTCGAAATCGCTAAACGTGCACGCGGCACACCGCGTATTGCCAACCGTCTGTTGCGTCGGGTGCGCGATTTTGCCGAGATCCGTGCCAATGGCCATATCTCCGATAATATTGCCGCTCAAGCGCTGGATATGCTCGATGTCGATAACGCCGGTTTTGATTATATGGATCGCAAACTGTTGCTGGCGATCATCGATAAGTTCTTAGGTGGTCCGGTGGGGGTTGAAAACTTGGCCGCAGCGATCGGTGAAGAAAAAGAAACGATTGAAGATGTACTCGAGCCTTATCTGATTCAACAGGGCTTTTTACAGCGCACCCCGCGTGGCCGTATTGCCACACCAAGAGCCTACCTTCATTTTGGTCTGACCACGCCAGAACGTCAGGTTTAG
- the ruvA gene encoding Holliday junction branch migration protein RuvA — MIGRLHGIIIEKSPPEILLDVGGVGYELQLPMTCFYELPAIGQEATIITHFVVREDAQLLYGFNTRQERMLFRELLKANGVGPKLALAIMSGMSATQFVACVEREDVSSLVKLPGVGKKTAERLIVEMKDRLKGWNGHDLFTPYTDAAPTDNATAAAPADTVESEAVAALLSLGYKPQQASLVVSKVMKPEMTVENVIREALRAML, encoded by the coding sequence GTGATCGGCAGACTGCATGGCATCATTATCGAGAAATCCCCACCGGAAATTCTGCTGGATGTTGGCGGCGTGGGTTATGAACTCCAATTGCCGATGACTTGCTTCTATGAGCTACCTGCGATCGGGCAGGAAGCCACCATCATCACCCATTTTGTGGTGCGCGAAGATGCGCAGCTGCTGTATGGTTTTAATACCCGCCAAGAGCGCATGCTGTTTCGTGAATTACTGAAAGCCAATGGCGTCGGTCCGAAACTGGCGCTGGCGATCATGTCCGGCATGTCAGCTACCCAGTTTGTCGCCTGTGTTGAACGCGAAGATGTCTCGTCACTGGTGAAACTACCGGGTGTTGGTAAAAAAACCGCAGAACGTCTGATCGTGGAAATGAAAGATCGTCTCAAGGGGTGGAATGGCCATGATCTGTTTACCCCTTATACCGATGCTGCGCCTACAGACAATGCTACGGCTGCGGCACCAGCTGATACCGTCGAATCGGAAGCTGTCGCTGCCTTGTTGTCTTTGGGTTATAAACCACAGCAGGCTAGTCTGGTAGTGAGTAAAGTAATGAAACCTGAGATGACAGTCGAAAATGTCATTCGTGAAGCACTGCGAGCTATGTTGTAA
- the ruvC gene encoding crossover junction endodeoxyribonuclease RuvC, producing the protein MTIILGIDPGSRITGYGVIRQQAGKVEYLGSGCIRTSGEQLSGKLKQIYDGISEIILQFKPDLFAIEQVFMAKNPDSALKLGQARGSAIVAAVNAGLPVAEYSARQVKQSVVGTGAADKEQVQHMVKQLLKLPACPQADAADALAVALCHTHTQHTLLRMAGKVQGTVRGRLR; encoded by the coding sequence ATGACCATTATTCTGGGTATTGATCCGGGGTCGCGTATTACGGGTTATGGCGTGATCCGGCAACAGGCTGGCAAGGTGGAATACCTTGGCTCTGGTTGCATTCGTACCAGTGGCGAACAACTGTCGGGTAAATTGAAACAAATTTACGATGGGATCAGCGAAATCATTCTGCAATTCAAGCCCGATCTGTTTGCTATCGAGCAGGTCTTTATGGCGAAAAACCCTGATTCGGCCTTAAAGCTGGGGCAGGCGAGGGGCAGTGCGATTGTCGCGGCTGTCAATGCGGGTTTACCGGTCGCTGAATATTCTGCTCGTCAGGTAAAACAATCGGTCGTTGGCACTGGTGCTGCCGATAAAGAGCAGGTGCAGCACATGGTCAAGCAGTTACTGAAATTGCCGGCCTGCCCGCAGGCGGATGCGGCGGACGCACTGGCGGTCGCCTTGTGCCATACGCACACCCAACACACATTACTGCGGATGGCGGGTAAAGTGCAGGGCACTGTGCGCGGGCGCCTGCGATAA